The Bacteroides acidifaciens genome includes a region encoding these proteins:
- a CDS encoding SPFH domain-containing protein — MRRNIDCLFLALIAIILFASCERVAPNYAGVLMENYGKQGKDDFKVVSGKVSTWEWGTELFQVPLFDQRGEFAEPVTLKAADNTEFTARPTYSYKVMKNRAIDIVFDNKHIDKADTPSGKDGFMQSLEDNILEPRIYDLIKEESRKHKTDSLMADGGSLVFEKRLEQIVDKEFDKRGLQLLTFSAQLEFSRAVRDKIDSRNEVNTNISVLDQKIEEQKKQNELERLKTEQALITSKGLTKEILYKQFIDKWDGKTPLYGIAPDFLKITQ; from the coding sequence ATGAGAAGAAACATTGATTGTCTGTTTTTGGCATTGATTGCCATTATTTTATTTGCATCGTGTGAAAGAGTTGCTCCTAATTATGCCGGTGTGCTCATGGAGAATTACGGTAAACAGGGGAAAGATGATTTTAAGGTAGTTTCGGGCAAAGTATCTACATGGGAATGGGGGACGGAGCTATTTCAAGTTCCTTTGTTTGACCAACGTGGAGAATTCGCAGAGCCAGTAACATTAAAGGCTGCTGACAATACGGAGTTTACAGCACGTCCGACTTATTCCTATAAGGTGATGAAGAATAGGGCTATTGATATTGTATTTGACAACAAGCATATTGATAAAGCCGATACTCCATCAGGAAAGGATGGCTTTATGCAATCGTTGGAAGATAATATCTTGGAACCTCGTATTTATGACCTTATTAAGGAGGAAAGCCGAAAACATAAGACTGATAGCCTGATGGCGGATGGTGGTTCGTTAGTTTTTGAAAAGAGACTGGAGCAAATAGTAGATAAAGAGTTTGATAAACGAGGATTACAATTACTTACTTTTTCTGCACAGTTGGAGTTTTCAAGAGCTGTTCGTGATAAGATTGATAGTCGCAATGAAGTAAATACCAATATATCTGTTCTCGATCAGAAAATTGAAGAGCAGAAGAAACAAAATGAATTGGAACGATTGAAAACGGAACAGGCTCTTATTACATCGAAAGGATTGACTAAAGAAATCCTGTATAAGCAGTTTATTGATAAATGGGATGGAAAAACACCGCTCTATGGTATTGCTCCTGATTTTCTGAAAATAACTCAATAA
- the gmd gene encoding GDP-mannose 4,6-dehydratase, translated as MKKALISGITGQDGSYLAEFLLQKGYEVHGILRRSSSFNTGRIEHLYFDEWVRDMKQKRTINLHYGDMTDSSSLIRIIQQVQPDEIYNLAAQSHVKVSFDVPEYTAEADAVGTLRMLEAVRILGLEKKTRIYQASTSELFGKVQEVPQKETTPFYPRSPYGVAKQYGFWITKNYRESYGMFAVNGILFNHESERRGETFVTRKISLAAARIAQGEQDKLYLGNLDARRDWGYAKDYVECMWLILQHEVPEDFVIATGEMHTVREFATLAFKEAGIELRWEGEGVNEKGIDVVTGKTLVEVDPKYFRPSEVEQLLGDPTKAKTLLGWNPCKTSFEELVSIMVRHDMEKVKRMIATKH; from the coding sequence ATGAAAAAAGCCCTAATTTCAGGCATCACCGGGCAGGATGGTTCTTATCTTGCCGAGTTTTTATTGCAAAAAGGTTACGAAGTACACGGTATTCTCCGGCGTTCTTCTTCGTTCAATACAGGACGTATTGAACATTTGTATTTTGACGAGTGGGTGCGCGACATGAAACAAAAACGTACTATCAATCTGCATTATGGGGATATGACAGATTCTAGTTCGTTAATCCGTATTATCCAACAGGTGCAACCGGATGAAATCTACAATCTGGCTGCCCAAAGCCACGTAAAAGTTTCATTCGACGTTCCCGAGTACACTGCCGAAGCGGATGCTGTCGGCACACTGCGTATGCTCGAAGCAGTACGCATTCTGGGACTGGAAAAGAAAACCCGCATCTATCAGGCTTCTACTTCCGAATTGTTCGGCAAGGTGCAGGAAGTGCCACAAAAAGAGACAACTCCGTTCTATCCCCGCTCTCCGTACGGGGTAGCCAAACAATATGGTTTCTGGATTACTAAGAATTACCGTGAAAGTTATGGTATGTTCGCTGTAAACGGTATCTTGTTCAACCATGAGAGCGAACGCCGTGGCGAAACTTTCGTTACCCGTAAAATTTCTCTGGCTGCTGCACGTATCGCGCAGGGAGAACAGGACAAGCTGTATTTAGGTAATCTGGATGCACGCCGCGACTGGGGATACGCCAAGGATTACGTAGAATGTATGTGGCTGATTCTGCAACATGAGGTTCCCGAAGATTTCGTGATTGCTACGGGAGAAATGCACACTGTACGCGAGTTTGCGACACTGGCTTTCAAAGAGGCAGGCATCGAACTTCGTTGGGAAGGTGAAGGCGTGAACGAAAAAGGTATCGATGTAGTTACCGGAAAGACTTTGGTAGAAGTTGACCCCAAATATTTCCGTCCGTCGGAAGTGGAACAATTGTTGGGCGACCCGACTAAAGCGAAAACTTTATTGGGATGGAATCCGTGCAAGACTTCATTCGAAGAACTGGTAAGTATCATGGTCCGCCACGATATGGAGAAGGTAAA
- a CDS encoding dicarboxylate/amino acid:cation symporter: protein MKKIRIGLLARIVIAIILGIAIGTFFPSPLVRIFVTFNGIFSEFLNFSIPLIILGLVTVAIADIGKGAGKMLLITALIAYGATLFSGFLSYFTGVTVFPSLIEPGVPLEEVSEAQGILPYFSVSIPPLMNVMTALILAFTLGLGLASLNSDALKNVARDFQEIIVRMISAVILPLLPLYIFGIFLNMTHSGQVYSILMVFIKIIGVIFILHIFLLVFQYSIAALFVRKNPFKLLGKMMPAYFTALGTQSSAATIPVTLEQTKKNGVSADIAGFVIPLCATIHLSGSTLKIVACALALMMMQGMPFDFPLFAGFIFMLGITMVAAPGVPGGAIMAALGILQSMLGFDESAQALMIALHIAMDSFGTACNVTGDGAIALIIDKMMGKNRAEKLC, encoded by the coding sequence ATGAAGAAAATCAGAATCGGTTTATTAGCCCGTATTGTCATCGCTATCATTCTAGGCATTGCCATCGGTACCTTTTTCCCGTCTCCGCTGGTACGGATATTCGTCACTTTCAACGGCATTTTCAGTGAGTTTCTGAACTTCTCCATTCCGTTGATTATCCTCGGACTGGTCACTGTGGCTATTGCCGACATCGGCAAAGGTGCGGGAAAGATGCTGCTCATCACCGCTCTGATTGCATACGGGGCTACTCTGTTTTCGGGTTTCCTCTCTTATTTCACCGGTGTCACGGTATTTCCGTCGCTTATCGAACCGGGCGTGCCACTCGAAGAAGTGAGCGAAGCACAAGGGATTCTCCCCTATTTCTCCGTATCCATCCCCCCGTTGATGAATGTGATGACGGCTTTGATTCTCGCTTTCACTCTTGGATTGGGGCTCGCTTCGCTGAACAGCGATGCTTTGAAGAATGTAGCACGGGATTTTCAGGAGATTATCGTCCGTATGATTAGTGCGGTGATTCTACCTTTATTGCCGCTTTACATCTTCGGTATTTTCCTGAATATGACACATTCGGGACAAGTGTATTCTATCTTGATGGTATTTATCAAAATCATCGGAGTAATCTTTATCCTGCATATATTCCTGTTGGTCTTCCAATATTCCATTGCAGCGCTGTTTGTACGCAAAAACCCGTTCAAGCTACTCGGCAAGATGATGCCGGCTTATTTCACGGCGTTGGGTACGCAATCATCGGCCGCTACCATTCCTGTAACGTTGGAACAGACGAAGAAGAACGGAGTTTCGGCAGATATTGCAGGCTTCGTGATTCCGCTATGTGCCACGATTCATCTGTCGGGCAGTACGCTGAAAATCGTAGCTTGCGCACTGGCGTTGATGATGATGCAAGGAATGCCGTTCGACTTCCCCCTCTTTGCCGGTTTTATCTTTATGCTGGGAATCACGATGGTGGCTGCACCGGGCGTTCCGGGCGGGGCTATCATGGCTGCTTTGGGAATCCTTCAATCCATGCTCGGCTTCGATGAATCGGCTCAAGCCTTGATGATTGCTCTTCACATTGCAATGGATAGTTTCGGAACAGCCTGCAACGTCACCGGTGACGGAGCTATTGCGCTGATTATCGACAAAATGATGGGCAAAAACCGTGCTGAGAAACTGTGCTGA
- the zwf gene encoding glucose-6-phosphate dehydrogenase, whose translation MDKFAMIIFGASGDLTKRKLMPALYSLFREKRLTGDYSIVGIGRTIYSDEDYRSYILGELQTFVKSEEQDAALMDAFVSHLYYLPMDPAKEEGYPTLRQRLVELTNEVDPDNLLFYLATPPSLYGVVPLHLKAAGLNTPHSRIIVEKPFGYDLESARELNKIYASVFNEQQIYRIDHFLGKETAQNVLAFRFANGIFEPLWNRNYIDYVEITAVENLGIEQRGGFYETAGALRDMVQNHLIQLVALTAMEPPAVFNADNFRNEVVKVYESLTPLNEEDLNEHIVRGQYTASGNKKGYREEKGVSPDSRTETYIAMKLGISNWRWSGVPFYIRTGKQMPTKVTEIVVHFRETPHQMFHCAGGNCPRANKLILRLQPNEGIVLKIGMKVPGAGFEVRQVTMDFSYAQLGGVPSGDAYARLIDDCIQGDPTLFTRSDAVEASWKFFEPVLRYWKENPDAPLYGYPAGTWGPLESEAMMHEHGADWTNPCKNLTNTDQYCEL comes from the coding sequence ATGGATAAATTTGCAATGATTATTTTCGGTGCGTCCGGCGACCTTACCAAGCGTAAGTTGATGCCCGCCCTTTACTCCCTCTTCCGCGAGAAGCGGTTGACCGGAGATTATAGTATCGTGGGTATCGGGCGTACAATCTACTCTGACGAGGATTACCGTTCATATATATTAGGTGAACTTCAGACTTTTGTGAAGTCTGAAGAACAGGATGCGGCATTGATGGATGCCTTTGTCTCTCATTTGTATTACCTGCCAATGGACCCGGCAAAAGAAGAAGGTTACCCGACACTTCGTCAACGGCTGGTAGAGTTGACCAACGAGGTAGACCCTGACAACCTGCTGTTCTATCTTGCCACTCCGCCGTCACTTTATGGCGTAGTGCCCCTGCATCTGAAAGCAGCCGGACTCAATACTCCCCATTCACGTATCATTGTTGAGAAGCCTTTCGGCTACGACCTCGAATCGGCACGTGAGCTGAACAAAATCTATGCTTCGGTCTTCAACGAACAGCAGATTTACCGTATCGACCATTTCCTTGGCAAAGAGACTGCCCAGAACGTACTGGCTTTCCGTTTTGCTAACGGTATCTTCGAACCGCTCTGGAACCGGAACTATATCGACTATGTAGAAATAACTGCCGTTGAAAATCTCGGTATCGAACAGCGTGGCGGATTCTACGAAACGGCAGGAGCCTTGCGTGATATGGTGCAGAACCATCTTATCCAACTTGTAGCCCTCACGGCTATGGAGCCGCCTGCTGTTTTCAACGCTGATAATTTCCGTAACGAAGTCGTGAAGGTCTACGAATCTCTGACTCCGTTGAATGAAGAAGACTTAAACGAACATATCGTTCGCGGACAATATACTGCTTCCGGCAATAAGAAAGGATACCGTGAAGAAAAAGGCGTATCTCCCGATTCGCGCACGGAAACTTATATTGCCATGAAACTGGGCATCAGCAATTGGCGCTGGAGCGGTGTTCCGTTCTACATCCGCACAGGCAAACAGATGCCGACAAAGGTGACGGAAATCGTAGTGCATTTCCGGGAGACACCCCACCAGATGTTTCATTGTGCCGGTGGAAACTGTCCGCGGGCAAATAAATTGATTCTTCGTTTGCAGCCAAACGAAGGAATAGTCCTCAAGATTGGAATGAAAGTCCCTGGTGCAGGCTTCGAAGTCCGCCAGGTGACGATGGACTTCAGTTATGCCCAGTTGGGTGGTGTGCCTAGCGGTGACGCTTATGCACGTCTGATAGACGATTGTATCCAGGGTGACCCGACCTTGTTTACTCGAAGTGACGCAGTGGAAGCCTCATGGAAATTCTTCGAGCCGGTACTCCGTTATTGGAAAGAGAATCCCGATGCACCTCTTTACGGCTATCCTGCGGGTACGTGGGGACCTTTGGAAAGTGAAGCTATGATGCACGAACATGGAGCTGACTGGACGAATCCCTGTAAGAATTTGACAAACACAGATCAATATTGTGAATTATGA
- a CDS encoding XRE family transcriptional regulator, with translation MTETSVNEKIREIISYYKLSDRQFSIKIGVTQSVIGSMFQKNTEPSSKVIRLTLNAFTDISADWLLRNKGPMLISDIKPDPSIERMERLVDTIATLQGTINEQMKTNQLLTEKLKKIEGELAMLKNERNVG, from the coding sequence ATGACTGAAACAAGCGTAAACGAAAAAATTAGAGAGATTATCTCTTATTATAAGCTGTCAGACAGGCAGTTTTCCATTAAAATTGGGGTAACCCAATCGGTGATTGGTTCTATGTTTCAAAAAAACACAGAACCTTCCTCTAAAGTAATTAGGCTCACATTAAACGCATTTACGGATATTTCAGCAGATTGGTTACTACGCAATAAAGGTCCAATGCTGATTTCAGATATCAAACCTGATCCAAGTATTGAACGCATGGAACGTTTAGTTGATACAATAGCAACCCTTCAGGGAACTATAAATGAGCAAATGAAAACTAATCAATTACTAACAGAGAAGTTGAAAAAGATCGAAGGTGAACTAGCGATGTTGAAAAATGAACGAAATGTAGGATAA
- the pgl gene encoding 6-phosphogluconolactonase codes for MRLEVFPSSIETSRELILRLVEIIKEEPGKVFNIAVSGGNTPALMFDLWANEYMDITPWNRMHIYWVDERCVPPDDSDSNYGMMRNLLLGLAPIPYENVFRIRGEAKPLKEAVRYSELVKKQVPLKQGWPEFDIILLGAGDDGHTSSIFPGQEDLLTSNDIYVVSTHPRNGQKRIAMTGYPILNARHVIFLITGKSKADVVEEICNSGDTGPAAYIAHHAQNVELFMDKGAAFYIDDLNKKDLN; via the coding sequence ATGAGACTAGAAGTTTTTCCCTCGTCCATAGAGACGTCCCGGGAGTTGATACTCCGCCTGGTGGAAATCATAAAAGAAGAACCTGGCAAGGTGTTCAATATAGCTGTGAGCGGTGGCAACACCCCTGCTCTGATGTTCGACTTATGGGCGAATGAGTATATGGATATTACTCCCTGGAACCGCATGCATATCTATTGGGTGGACGAACGTTGTGTGCCGCCCGATGACTCGGACAGTAATTATGGGATGATGCGTAACCTTCTTTTAGGATTGGCTCCCATTCCTTATGAGAATGTCTTTCGTATTCGTGGTGAAGCAAAGCCGCTGAAAGAAGCTGTCCGCTATTCGGAATTAGTCAAGAAGCAAGTGCCGCTCAAGCAAGGTTGGCCGGAGTTTGATATTATATTGTTGGGGGCAGGAGATGACGGGCATACTTCTTCCATTTTCCCCGGACAAGAAGATTTGTTGACTTCCAATGACATTTATGTGGTCAGCACCCATCCCCGCAACGGACAGAAACGTATTGCGATGACCGGCTATCCCATTCTGAATGCCCGTCATGTCATATTTCTGATAACGGGAAAAAGCAAAGCGGATGTAGTAGAGGAAATCTGTAATTCGGGTGATACCGGACCGGCAGCATACATTGCTCATCATGCACAGAATGTAGAACTGTTTATGGATAAAGGAGCTGCTTTTTATATTGATGACCTGAATAAAAAAGATTTAAACTAA
- a CDS encoding HNH endonuclease: MIQKIMGTSSKKTCLINFLKKNRKTMSRLQHKKGRKSNYVKRLVNNPDWEEAKRKVRIRDGHKCQMCGKDFNLEIHHKTYRVNGKSIVGHELEHLDCLVTLCGDCHLKVHKYHIKL, encoded by the coding sequence ATGATACAGAAGATTATGGGGACAAGTTCGAAGAAGACCTGTCTGATAAACTTCCTGAAGAAGAACCGGAAGACGATGAGTAGATTGCAGCACAAAAAAGGCAGGAAGTCCAACTATGTGAAGCGGCTTGTGAATAATCCAGATTGGGAAGAAGCCAAGCGTAAAGTTCGTATTAGGGACGGACATAAATGCCAGATGTGCGGTAAAGACTTTAATTTAGAGATTCACCACAAAACATACAGGGTTAACGGAAAATCAATCGTTGGTCATGAGCTTGAACATCTTGATTGTCTCGTTACCCTTTGTGGTGACTGTCATTTGAAAGTTCATAAATATCACATCAAATTATGA
- the gnd gene encoding decarboxylating NADP(+)-dependent phosphogluconate dehydrogenase: MANQNKTDIGLIGLAVMGENLALNMESKGWHVSVYNRTVPGVEEGVVDRFMNGRAKGKNIEGFTDIKAFVDSIATPRKIMMMVRAGSPVDELMEQLFPLLSSGDILIDGGNSNYEDTNRRVELAESKGFLFVGSGVSGGEEGALNGASIMPGGSEKAWPEVKPILQSIAAKAPDGTPCCQWVGPAGSGHFVKMIHNGIEYGDMQLIAEAYWVMKKLLDLNNEEMADVFARWNEGKLRSYLIEITANILRHKDKAGGYLIDKILDAAGQKGTGKWSVINAMELGMPLGLIATAVFERSLSAQKDLRRLASKQFQCQHTQPIYNKVELVKDIFSALYASKLVSYAQGFAVLQRASDAFAWHLDLASIARMWRGGCIIRSIFLNDIAAAFEATDKPKHLLLAPYFKEEMKTLLPGWKSLVTEAMKEELPVPAFSSALNYFYSLTSADLPANLVQAQRDYFGAHTFERKDELRGQFFHENWTGRGGDTKSGTYNV, translated from the coding sequence ATGGCAAATCAGAATAAAACAGATATCGGACTTATCGGCTTGGCTGTGATGGGCGAGAATCTTGCTTTAAATATGGAGAGTAAGGGATGGCATGTATCGGTTTATAACCGTACCGTTCCCGGAGTGGAAGAAGGAGTAGTAGACCGCTTTATGAACGGCCGGGCAAAAGGCAAAAATATCGAAGGATTCACAGATATAAAAGCTTTTGTAGACTCAATAGCTACCCCCCGGAAAATAATGATGATGGTTCGTGCCGGAAGTCCGGTAGACGAACTGATGGAGCAGCTTTTCCCGTTGCTCTCATCCGGTGATATTCTTATCGACGGTGGTAATTCCAATTACGAGGATACCAACCGCCGTGTCGAGCTTGCCGAATCGAAAGGTTTTCTTTTCGTCGGCAGTGGCGTGTCCGGTGGTGAAGAAGGGGCTTTGAACGGTGCTTCCATCATGCCCGGCGGTTCGGAAAAAGCATGGCCGGAAGTGAAACCGATTCTTCAGAGCATTGCGGCAAAAGCGCCGGACGGTACTCCTTGCTGCCAATGGGTAGGTCCGGCAGGTTCCGGTCACTTCGTGAAGATGATTCACAACGGTATCGAATATGGCGACATGCAACTGATTGCCGAAGCCTATTGGGTAATGAAGAAACTGCTCGATTTGAACAATGAGGAAATGGCAGACGTCTTTGCCCGTTGGAACGAAGGCAAACTTCGCAGTTACCTTATCGAAATTACTGCCAACATCTTGCGTCATAAAGACAAAGCCGGCGGTTATCTCATTGATAAGATTCTGGACGCTGCCGGACAGAAAGGAACAGGCAAATGGTCGGTCATCAATGCTATGGAACTCGGCATGCCGTTAGGACTGATTGCCACAGCCGTGTTTGAACGCAGTCTCTCCGCCCAGAAAGATTTGCGCCGCCTGGCTTCCAAACAATTCCAGTGCCAACATACACAACCTATATATAATAAGGTGGAACTCGTCAAGGACATTTTCTCCGCTCTTTATGCTTCCAAGCTCGTCTCCTATGCCCAAGGATTCGCCGTGTTGCAACGTGCTTCCGACGCTTTCGCTTGGCATCTCGACTTGGCTTCCATTGCCCGTATGTGGCGTGGTGGATGCATCATCCGCAGCATATTCCTGAACGACATTGCAGCCGCCTTCGAAGCCACCGACAAGCCTAAGCACTTGTTGTTGGCTCCTTATTTCAAGGAAGAGATGAAAACGTTACTCCCCGGTTGGAAGAGCCTCGTGACCGAAGCTATGAAAGAAGAACTTCCTGTTCCTGCTTTCTCTTCCGCCTTGAACTATTTCTATTCGCTCACTTCTGCCGATTTGCCCGCCAACCTTGTACAGGCACAGCGTGACTATTTCGGCGCGCACACTTTCGAACGTAAAGATGAGTTGCGCGGCCAGTTCTTCCACGAAAACTGGACGGGACGCGGTGGCGATACGAAGTCGGGCACGTACAACGTCTGA
- a CDS encoding single-stranded DNA-binding protein, whose protein sequence is MSLNKLMLIGHVGKDPDIRILEAGSKVATFSFATTEKGYTLANGTQVPERTEWHNIVVWRGLADVVEKYVHKGDKLYLEGKIRTRSYDDSRGIKRYITELFVDNMEMLSVKPQQAPPPPPLPEHTNNQTRSAVNECPPPPPPTKDDLPF, encoded by the coding sequence ATGAGTTTAAACAAATTGATGCTTATCGGGCATGTTGGCAAAGACCCCGATATTAGAATTTTGGAAGCTGGTTCTAAAGTGGCCACTTTCTCCTTTGCCACCACTGAAAAAGGTTATACCCTTGCCAATGGAACACAGGTTCCTGAAAGAACTGAATGGCATAATATTGTTGTTTGGCGTGGTCTTGCCGATGTTGTTGAGAAGTATGTCCATAAGGGAGACAAGTTGTATCTGGAAGGAAAGATAAGAACTCGGAGTTATGATGATAGCAGAGGAATTAAACGGTATATTACAGAACTTTTTGTTGATAATATGGAGATGCTTTCTGTTAAGCCTCAACAAGCGCCACCACCGCCACCTCTTCCGGAACACACCAATAATCAGACTCGAAGTGCGGTGAATGAGTGCCCGCCACCGCCACCACCGACCAAGGACGATTTGCCATTCTGA